One genomic segment of Aythya fuligula isolate bAytFul2 chromosome 5, bAytFul2.pri, whole genome shotgun sequence includes these proteins:
- the LOC116489514 gene encoding pepsin A-like codes for MILWHCRHAACTGLSKCEASLSPPAHLCHPSLARIPLRRMKSLRHRLEEQGLLEASPNTLPSRVGSKFFSGLTSGVTTEPLENIMDAEYVGAISIGTPPQQFLVLFDTGSSDLWVPSVDCSSPACVGHERFNPRLSATHQATGQPVSIQYGTGSMSGVLAYDTVRVGNIQISNQAISLSKKEPGSFLTHHAFDGILGLAFPSIASSGAVPVFDNMMSQGLVAEDLFSIYLSSKSRTGSFVMLGGMDSSCFSGRLRWIPLSAETYWQIAVDRIIMRGRVVACPRGCQAVVDSGTMLLAGPPRDVATIQRHIGVSEYPSGQYKVSCRAEKSLPDIIFVIRGTKFPVPAKTYIQQIYLGYCKSGFESITVPTELWILGQVFLRQYYSVFDRAHRRVGLAPAAQQC; via the exons ATGATTTTGTGGCACTGTCGCCACGCTGCATGCACCGGCTTATCCAAATGTGAGGCCAGCCTCTCACCCCCTGCCCATCTCTGCCACCCCTCGCTGGCCAGGATCCCGCTGAGGAGGATGAAGTCCCTGAGGcacaggctggaggagcagggcttACTGGAGGCCTCCCCGAACACGCTGCCTTCCCGCGTGGGATCCAAATTCTTCTCCGGCCTTACGAGTGGTGTCACCACAGAGCCCCTGGAGAACATCATGGAT GCCGAGTACGTGGGCGCCATCTCCATCGGCACGCCGCCCCAGCAGTTCCTCGTGCTCTTCGACACCGGCTCCTCCGACCTGTGGGTGCCCTCGGTGGactgctccagcccagcctgcG TCGGCCACGAACGCTTCAACCCCAGGCTGTCTGCCACGCACCAGGCCACCGGCCAGCCTGTCTCCATCCAGTACGGCACCGGCAGCATGAGCGGGGTCTTGGCCTACGACACCGTACGC GTTGGAAACATCCAGATCAGCAACCAGGCCATCAGCCTCAGCAAGAAGGAGCCCGGCTCCTTTCTGACCCACCACGCCTTCGACGGCATCCTGGGGCTGGCCTTCCCCAGCATCGCCTCTTCTGGGGCCGTCCCCGTCTTTGACAACATGATGAGCCAGGGCCTGGTGGCCGAGGACCTCTTCTCCATCTACCTCAGCTC CAAGAGCAGGACGGGCAGTTTCGTGATGCTCGGAGGCATGGATTCCTCCTGCTTCTCCGGCAGGCTCCGCTGGATCCCCCTCTCTGCCGAAACGTACTGGCAGATTGCTGTGGACCG CATCATCATGCGCGGCCGGGTTGTTGCGTGCCCGAGGGGCTGCCAAGCCGTGGTTGACAGCGGCACCATGCTGCTGGCCGGACCCCCCCGAGACGTCGCCACCATCCAGCGCCACATTGGGGTCTCCGAGTACCCCAGCGGCCAG TACAAGGTCAGCTGCAGAGCCGAGAAGAGCTTGCCTGATATCATCTTTGTCATCAGGGGAACCAAGTTCCCCGTGCCTGCCAAGACTTACATCCAGCAG ATCTACCTCGGCTATTGCAAGAGCGGCTTTGAGAGCATCACCGTCCCCACGGAGCTCTGGATCCTGGGTCAGGTTTTCCTCCGCCAGTACTACAGTGTTTTTGACAGAGCCCACCGCCGGGTGGGCTTAGCCCCGGCAGCGCAGCAGTGCTGA